In Leptospirillum ferriphilum, a genomic segment contains:
- a CDS encoding ribbon-helix-helix domain-containing protein: protein MPVTIRLPVSLVEEIDDRVRMEGDGASRNAVLSRVVEDWIKKSEFSTFEGMNNRGDISHREGVSTEKGNHVPHGFGDEPSVPEKIFLDSWVDTLKKEIRFREERYFSIRKRLGRDVHIMMNPWVANLIVVALALGEFPLNMIVFRMFGEAEVLTWVMASTISLTIPILAFFLGRHLRHTLPEKLGDWTMAVAASGIVVGLIYFVSELRTSYILQEGAARHPGIVDKSLIAINGVLFLAALLSSFMSADPDKTLDQTRKGLNSLRKKLRKAEAGRLFEWKK, encoded by the coding sequence ATGCCGGTAACGATACGCCTTCCTGTTTCATTGGTGGAGGAGATCGACGATCGGGTGCGCATGGAAGGGGATGGGGCTTCGAGAAACGCGGTCCTCTCCAGAGTGGTAGAGGATTGGATAAAGAAGTCTGAGTTCTCCACGTTTGAGGGGATGAACAACCGTGGGGACATTTCCCATCGCGAGGGTGTTTCTACCGAAAAAGGAAACCATGTTCCCCACGGTTTCGGGGATGAACCGAGTGTTCCGGAAAAAATCTTTCTGGATTCCTGGGTGGACACTCTGAAGAAAGAAATCCGTTTTCGGGAAGAACGTTACTTTTCCATCCGTAAGCGTCTCGGCAGGGACGTTCACATCATGATGAATCCCTGGGTCGCAAACCTGATCGTTGTGGCGCTGGCCTTGGGAGAGTTCCCTTTGAACATGATCGTCTTTCGCATGTTCGGAGAGGCGGAGGTTCTGACATGGGTCATGGCATCGACAATTTCTCTCACGATTCCCATCCTGGCCTTTTTCCTTGGAAGACACCTGCGACACACCCTTCCGGAGAAACTGGGAGACTGGACGATGGCGGTGGCGGCCTCCGGAATTGTCGTCGGTCTGATCTATTTCGTTTCAGAACTGAGGACATCCTACATTCTCCAAGAAGGTGCGGCCAGGCACCCGGGGATCGTCGACAAATCTTTGATTGCGATCAATGGCGTCCTCTTCCTGGCGGCACTCCTGTCGTCCTTCATGTCGGCGGATCCGGACAAGACGCTGGATCAGACGAGGAAGGGACTTAATTCGCTAAGAAAGAAGCTGAGGAAAGCGGAAGCGGGAAGGCTTTTCGAGTGGAAAAAATAA